DNA from Mycobacterium bourgelatii:
AGCCACAACGAAACGATCAACCCACCGGCCGAATGGCCGTACATCAGCACCTTGGCGGTCGGGTTCTGCTCGCCGATGATGGCCAGCGCCTGATTCAGTTCGGCGTCGTAGTTGGCCAGGTTGGTGGTGAAGTGGGGGGTCTGGTCCGGTTGGCGGGAGCGGCCGCACTTGCGCAGGTCCAGCGCATAGAACGCGAAGCCGCGCTCGGCAAAATGGTCGGCCAGTTCGGTGTGGAAGAAGTAATCGGTGTAGCCGTGTACCGCCAGGACCGCGTGCGCCGCAGCGGTCGCGTCCCCGCGGCGGATCAGGGTCGCGACGATGTCGCCCTCGCCGTCGGGATCGTGCCCGAGCGGAATCGTGTATTGCCAGTAGCCGGGCAGGACATCGGGCACCCAGCCAGTCGCCCCCACGGTCACGGGGCCAGCTTAAAGCGTGGTGGAGGCGAGACCGTGGCTAACCGGGCGCGCCGGGCATGCCGTCGGCCCCCGGGGTGCCATTGAAGCCGGGGGTGCCGTCCTCGCCTGGCTCCACCTCGCCGGCGACGAGGAAGCCCTTCCCACCCGCGCCGCCGGCACCGCCCGCACCACCCGCACCACCCGCGCCGCCGGCGCCGCCCGCACCGCCGGTACCGCCGGCACCTGTGTGGCCGATCAGCCATCCTCCTTTCCCGCCCACGCCACCAAGGGCGCCCGGTGCGCCGCCGTCGCCGCCGGTACCGCCGATGCCGCCGTCGCCGCCGTTGCCGCCGTTGCCGCCGGAAGCCCCGTATCCAACAAGTGGGGCGGTAGCGTCGCCACCGGTGCCACCGGAGTGGCCCGCACCTCCGTTGCCGCCCGCGCCGCCCGCGCCGGCGGTGCCAGCGGCACCACCGTTGCCGCCGTCGCCGATCAACAGCCCCCCGGCACCTCCATTGCCGCCGTGGCCCCCAGTGCCCCCGGTACCGCCGGTACCGGCGTTTCCGCCGTCACCACCACTGCCGCCATGGCCCCCCCGTGCGAGCCCTTCGGTGTCGTGCGCGATACCAAACCCGCCGGTGCCGCCGATGCCGCCGGACCCTCCGGGGGCGCCGGCGCCCCCGGTGCCCCCGGTGCCGCCTGACCCGCCGGCACCGCCGGAGCCGACCAGCAACCCGCCACGGCCGCCGTCACCCCCACTGCCGCCGGTGCCGCCGGTGCCGCCGGACACGTTGCTGCTCATACCGTTGCCGCCGGCGCCGCCGTTGCCCCCGGGAGCGAGTTCTCCCCCGGCAATGGCGTTGCCCCCGTTACCCCCGTCGCCGCCCGCACCGCCGGGTGTCCCACCATCAGCCCCGGTACCGCCATGACCCCCATACGCGTCGCCGTGCGCGGTGGCGGTCCCGCCATCACCGCCTGAGCCTCCGTTGGCGCCGGCTCCGGCGGCGCCCCCGTGGCCGCCGTGACCGGCCTTGGTGACCTCAACACCCGAGGTCGTCGCATTGCCGCCGTTCCCACCGTCACCGCCGTTCTGCAACGCGACGCCGTTGGTGCCGTCGCCGCCGTCACCGGCGATGACAGGGCTGGACCCCCCCGTGACATCCATGCCCGGGTTCCCGTTGGGAGCTGTGCCGACGGGGGTGGGGTTTCCGGTGGTGCCGGTGGCGCCGGCGCCGCCTTGCCCGCCGTTGCCGCCGGCACCGAACAGGTTTGCGCTGCCGCCGCTGCCCCCGCGCCCGCCGGCGCCGCCGTTGATGCCGGCTGCCCCGATCCCGCCGTGTCCACCGGCCCCGCCGTTGCCGTAAAGCAGCCCACCGCTGCCGCCGCTACCACCGACCGCACCGGCGCCCCCGGCCCCGCCGGCTCCGCCGTTGCCGAGGAACCCCGCGCTGCCGCCGTTTCCACCGGCCTGGCCGGGCCCGCCGTCCGCACCGGTGCCGCCGTTGCCGTACAGCAGACCGCCTGCCCCGCCGGCTTCTCCTGCTGCCGACCCGTTGGTGCCGTTGCCGATCAGCGGGCGACCCATCAGTGCCTGGGTAGGCGCGTTGATCACGCCGAGCACACCCTGCTCCAAGAACTGCAACGGGGATGCGTTGGCGGCTTCGGCGGCGGCATACGAGCCCCCACCTGTGGCCAGGGCACGGACAAACTGGTCGTGAAACGCGGCCACCTGGGTGCCGAGCGCCTGATATTGCCGACCGTACGTGCCGAAAAGTGCCGCGGCAGCGGCCGACACCTCGTCCTCGGCGGCGGTCAGGATGCTGATGGTCAGGACCGCCGCCGACGCATTGGCGGCGTTGATTGCCGAACCTATCCCGGCCAACTGCGTGGCCGCCGCGGAGAGCACCGCCGGCGCAGCGATGAGATATGACATCGGTTGCCTCCCGAAAGCAGCTGATGTTCGAGCAGACCCGATCGTCGCAGCCCAGTCAGCGTCGGGATTGTGCGGAGCGTAGCCCGTCCCGACAGCGCGTGCAGCGTTATTTGGCCCCTGGACTAGGTATGACTAGGCATACGTCGTTGTGCCCATACCGGTCGGGATAACCTGAGCACACCGAAAGAAGGGCCAACTATCAGGTGTCAGAGCCAGCCAGAACTGATGTCGTCCTGGTGGGCGCGGGCATCATGAGCGCCACGCTGGGCGCCTTGCTGCGCCGCCTGGAGCCGGGCTGGTCGATCACGCTGGTCGAACGGCTGGACGCCGTCGGCGCCGAGAGCAGCAATCCGTGGAACAACGCCGGCACCGGCCATGCGGGGCTGTGCGAAATGAATTACACGCCAGAGGGACCGGACGGCTCGATCGACATCAGCAAAGCGGTGCGCATCAACGAGGAGTTTCAGGTCACCCGTCAGTTCTGGGCGTACGCCGCCGAAAACGGGATCCTGACCGACGTGCGCAGCTTTCTCAACCCGGTTCCGCACGTGAGTTTCGTTCGTGGCGCCGAGCGCGTGTCCTATCTGCGCCGGCGCCGGGATGCGTTGGCCCGCAACCCGCTGTTCGCCGACACCGAATTGATCGACGACCCGGACGAATTCGCCCGCCGGCTGCCGTTCATGGCCGCTAACCGCGACTTTGCCCAGCCCGTCGCCCTCAATTGGGCGCAGGACGGTACCGACGTGGACTTCGGGTCATTGTCTCGACAACTCATCGATTTCTGCGTGCGAAACGGCATGGCCGCCTTATTCGGTCACGAGGTCCGCACACTGTCCCGCCAATCCGACGGCAGCTGGGCGGTGACCGTCCGCAACCACCGCAGCGGCGAAAGGCGAACGCTGAAAGCCAAATTCGTCTTTGTCGGGGCAGGAGGCGACGCATTACCGCTGTTGCAGAAGTCGGGCATCAGCGAGGTCAAGGGTTTCGCCGGCTTCCCGATCGGAGGCAAATTCCTGCGCGCCGCCAACCCCGCGCTGAGCGCGTCGCACCGAGCCAAGGTGTATGGCGTGCCGTCGCCGGGCGCACCCCCGCTTGGTGCGTTGCATCTGGATCTGCGGTTCGTTGACGGGAAGTCGTGGCTGGTGTTCGGACCCTTTGCCGGTTGGTCGCCGAAATTCTTGAAACACGGGCACTTCAGCGATTTGCCACGGTCGATCAGGCTAAACAACATCGCGTCGATGCTCGGAGTCGGAATCAGCGAGCGGAAATTGCTCAACTATCTGATCGGTCAGCTGCGCCAGTCGGAGCCCGATCGCATGGAAGCTCTGCGCGAATTCGCGCCCAGCGCAGTGGATTCGGACTGGGAATTGACAGTGGCTGGCCAGCGGGTGCAGGTTATCCGGCCGGACCGCCGCCACGGCGGAGTGCTGGAGTTCAGCACCACCCTGGTGAGTGCTTCCGACGGCACCATCATCGGATTGCTCGGCGGCTCACCGGGTGCCTCGACCGCGGTGCCGATCATGTTGGACGTTTTGCAACGGTGTTTCCCGCACCGGTATCAGTCCTGGTTGCCCACACTGAAAGAAATGGTGCCGTCACTGGGCACCAAGCTTTCCGACGAGCCGGCCCTGTACGCCGAACTGCGGTCGTGGACAAGCAAGGCGCTGCGATTGGAGGCGGCGGCATGAGTAACGATGAGGAGGAGTGGCGCCGATGAGTCGCGCCGACGACGATGCAGAGCGAAGCGATGAGGAGGAGTGGCGCCAATGAGTCGCGCCGACGACGATGCAGAGCGAAGCGATGAGGAGGAGTGGCGCCAATGAGTCGCGCCGACGACGATGCAGAGCGAAGCGATGAGGAGGAGTGGCGCCTATGAGTGAAGCGTTGCGCCGGGTTTGGTCGAAAGACCTTGACGCGCGGATACTTTACGAGATCCTCAAGTTGCGCGTCGAGGTGTTCGTAGTCGAGCAGGCATGCGCGTATCCCGAACTCGACGGTCGTGATCTGCTGGCCGAGACGCGGCACTTCTGGCTCGAAACGCCGGACGAAGAAGTGGTCTGCACGTTGCGGTTGATGGAGGAACATGCAGGGGGAGAGAAGGCCTTTCGCATCGGTCGGGTGTGTACCAAGCGGAGTGCCCGCGGTCATGGCCATGCCACCCGGTTGCTGCGCGCCGCGCTTGCCGAGGTCGGCGATTACCCCTGCCGCATCGACGCGCAGAAGTATCTGACGGACTTCTACGCCAAGCACGGATTCGTCCGCGACGGTGAGGATTACCTTGACGACGGCATTCCTCATCTGCCGATGCTGCGGCGTGGCTCCGGGCAGGCGGGCCATCGGTGAAGCCTTACCCGTTCAGCGCGATCGTCGGGCACGACCAACTGCGGCTGGCGTTGCTGCTGTGCGCCGTTCGCCCGGAGATCGGGGGAGCGCTGATCCGCGGTGAGAAGGGCACCGCGAAATCGACCGCCGTGCGCGGACTGGCCGCGCTGCTGGCGGCTGCCACCGAGGGAAATGGCCCTGGTCTGGTCGAAATGCCACTGGGCGCAACCGAAGACCGGGTGGTCGGTTCGCTGGATCTGCAGCGGGTGCTGCGCGACGGCGAACACGCCTTTTCGCCCGGACTTCTGGCCCGCGCCCACGGCGGTGTGCTTTACGTCGACGAGGTGAACCTGCTGCACGACCACCTCGTCGACATCTTGCTCGACGCCGCGGCGATGGGCCGGGTCACCATCGAACGTGACGGCATCTCGCATTCGCACGAGTCCCGGTTCGTGCTGATCGGCACCATGAACCCCGAAGAGGGCGAACTTCGCCCGCAGCTGCTGGACCGGTTCGGGCTCACCGTCGACGTGCGAGCGTCGCGGGACGTGGACGTCCGGGTCGAGGTCATTCGGCAGCGGATGGCCTACGAGGCAGACCCGGACGCATTCGCGCAGCGTTATGCCGAGGCCGACGCCGAACTGTCCCGTCGCATCGCGAAAGCGCGAGCTCTGGTTGACCGTGTGGTGTTGCCGGACAACGAGCTACGTCGCATCGCGGCATTGTGCGCGGCCTTCGACGTCGACGGCATGCGCGCCGACCTGGTGGTGGCGCGAACCGCTGCCGCCCACGCCGCCTGGCGCGGCGCCCAGACCGTCGAGGAACAGGACATTCGGGTGGCGGCGGAACTGGCGTTGCCGCATCGGCGCCGGCGCGATCCCTTCGACGATCACGGCATCGACCGCGACCAGCTGGACGAGGCGTTGGCGCAAGCGGGAGCTGAGTCACAGCGTGACCCCGAGCCGGAACCCGATCCGCCCGGCGGCGGCCAGTCCGCCGAAAGCACAGCACCCCAAGGCAATTCACAATCCGCATCACCCAAACCGCAGACCGCACCCAGTGCGCCACCGGCGAAAGTGTTCCGGACCCGTGCCCTGACCGTTCCGGGGGTCGGCGAGGGCGCACCCGGGCGACGGTCGAGGGCCCGCAACGCATCCGGCAGTGTGGTCGCGGCGGCCGAGGTCGATGATCCCGCCGCACACGGCCTGCACCTGTTCGCCACCGTGCTCTCCGCCGCTGAAAACACCACCGGTCCCGGGCAGTTGCGGCTGCGACCGGACGACATACGCCGCTCCATCCGGGAGGGACGCGAAGGCAATCTGGTGATCTTTGTCGTCGATGCCTCCGGATCGATGGCCGCACGGGACCGCATGGCCGCGGTAAGCGGTGCCACGATGTCGCTGCTGCGCGACGCGTACCAGCGTCGTGACAAGGTCGCGGTGATCACCTTCCGCCAGCAAGGAGCGAAAATCCTGTTGCCGCCCACCTCCTCGGCGCACATCGCCGGCCGCCGACTGGCCCGCTTCGACACCGGCGGCAAGACCCCGCTGGCCGAAGGACTGTTGGCCGCGCGTGAGCTGATCATCCGCGAGAAGGTGCGCGACCAAGCCCGTCGTCCCCTGGTGGTGGTGCTCACCGACGGCCGGGCCACGGCCGGACCGGACCCGTTGCAGCGCAGCCGCATTGCGGCTGCCCGACTGGTCGCCGAAGATGCCGCGGCGGTCGTGGTGGACTGCGAAACTTCTTACGTGCGGCTAGGGTTGGCGGGGCAGCTCGCCCGCCAACTCGGTGCGCCCCTGATCCGGTTGGAACAGTTGCACGCCGACCATCTGACGCGGGCCGTACGCGATGTCGCCTAATCCTAAGGTAAGGGTTTATGCCACAAGGTAATCCGCCTGCGGTACCCGATGACGGCCTGACCACCCGGGCGCGCCGCAACACTCCGGTGCTTGCGGTACACACCGGCCCGGGTAAGGGCAAATCGACGGCGGCGTTCGGAATGGCCCTGCGGGCCTGGAACGCCGGACTCAGGGTCGCGGTCTTCCAGTTCGTCAAGAGCGCGAAGTGGAAAGTGGGCGAGGAAGCCGCATTTCGCCAGCTGGGGCAACTGCACGAAGAGCGCGGTATCGGGGCACCCGTGGAGTGGCACAAGATGGGCGCGGGCTGGTCATGGGTGCGCAAAGCCGGAAACGAAGAGGATCACGCGGCGGCCGCTGCCGACGGCTGGGCCGAGATCAAGGGGCGGCTGGCGGAGCAACGCCACGACTTCTACGTGCTCGACGAGTTCACCTATCCGCTGAAGTGGGGGTGGGTGGACCTCGACGATGTGGTCGAGACGTTGCTGGCCCGGCCCGGCCATCAACACGTGGTGATCACCGGCCGCGACGCCCCCACCCGACTGGTCGAGGCCGCAGACCTGGTGACGGAGATGACCAAGGTCAAGCATCCGATGGACGCAGGACGCAAGGGCCAGAAGGGCATCGAGTGGTGAGCGTGCCCGTTCGTCACCGCGAGGGCGCGCATTTGCACACCGACACGCCGTTGCGGCTGGCATTTTGCGCGCGCTCGCGCTCGCGGCCCGAGGCAGCACAGTGACGGCCACCCCCGCGGTGGTGATCGCCGCCCCCGCCTCGGGCAGCGGAAAGACCACGGTGGCAACGGGTCTCATCGGGGCGCTACGGCAGGCTGGGCACACGGTCGCGCCGTTCAAGGTCGGCCCGGACTTCATCGACCCCGGCTACCACACGTTGGCCGCGGGACGGCCCGGACGCAACCTCGACCCGAATCTGGTGGGGGAGCGCCTGATACGGCCGCTCTACGCGCATGGTGCACAAGGCGCGGACGTCGCGGTCATCGAAGGGGTGATGGGGCTTTTCGACGGGCGCATCGACCCGGTGGCGACGACGTCCGCGACGGGGTCGACCGCGCACGTGGCCGCCCTGCTGGGCGCCCCGGTCATCCTGGTTGTCGACGCCCGTGGCCAGAGCCACAGCATCGCCGCTCTCTTGCACGGGTTTTCGACCTTCGACACCGCGACCAGAATCACCGGCGTCATCCTCAACCGGGTCGGGTCGCCCAGGCACGAGGAGGTCCTGCGGCAGGCCTGCGAACAGACCGGCGTCCCGGTTCTCGGCGCCATTCCGCGCACCGCCGACATGGAAGTCCCGTCGAGGCATCTGGGACTGGTTACCGCCGTCGAATACGGCCGCCGCGCGCAGCTGGCGGTCGAGGCGATGACGGCGCTGGTCGCCCGGCATGTCGATCTGAACGCCGTTGCCTCCTCAGCCGCCGTCGGGCCAGCCAGTCCGGCCTGGGACCCGGTGACCGCCGTCGGAGACACAGCCGACGCCCGCGCCACCGTCGCTCTGGCCGCCGGCAAGGCGTTCACTTTCGGATACGCCGAGCATGCCGAGCTGCTGCGCGCCGCCGGGGCCGACGTGGTTGAGTTCGACCCGCTGAGCCAGACGCTGCCGGAAGGAACCGACGCGCTGGTGTTGCCCGGCGGATTCCCCGAGCAGTTCGCCGCGGAGTTGTCCGCCAACGACGTCGTCCGCAACCAGATCAACGACCTCGCCGCCGCCGGCGGGCCGGTGCACGCCGAATGCGCGGGGCTGCTTTACCTGGTTTCCGATCTGGACGGGCACCCGATGTGCGGGGTCCTGCGCGCCTCGGCACGATTCACCCCGCGCCTCAAGCTCGCCTACCGCGACGCAGTCGCCGTCGCCGATTCGACTCTGTACTCGGCGGGCCAGCGGGTGGTCGGCCACGAATTCCATCGCACCGAAGTCACGTTCAACGACAGCTATCTGCCGGCCTGGGTGTACCCGGACAACGCTGCAGCGCACGATGGCGTGATCCACAACGGTGTGCACGCGGCCTACCTGCACACTCACCCGGCTGCGACACCGGAAGCGGTCGCTCGGTTCGTAGCCCACGCCACTACTAGGCTTGGCCGGTGACCGAGAACCCCTATCTGGCCGGATTGCGGCTGGCTGGCAAGAAGGTCGTCGTCGTCGGCGGTGGCTCGGTCGCCCAGCGCCGCCTGCCACTGCTCATCGCCAGCGGCGCGGACGTGCACGTCATCTCCCGCAGCGCCACGCGAGCGGTCGAGGCGATGGAGGGGATCACCCTGCAGGTGCGCGAGTACCGCGACGGCGATCTCGACGGGGCCTGGTACGCGCTCGCGGCCACCAACGACGCGCAGGTGAACGCCGCCGTCGTGGCCGAAGCAGACCGCCGCCGGATTTTCTGCGTGCGCGCCGACGTCGCGGTGGAGGGCAGTGCGGTCACTCCGGCGACGTTCGGGTACGCCGGGTTGTCGGTGGGAGTGCTCGCCGGCGGGGAGCACCGGCGCTCGGCGGCGATTCGATCGGCCATCCGCGAGGCCCTGCAACAGGGCCTGATCAGCGCAGATAGCGAGGACGTCGGGCGCGGCGGGGTGGCGCTGGTCGGTGGGGGACCGGGCGATCCCGAGTTGATCACCGTTCGCGGCCGTCGCCTTCTCGCGCAGGCCGACGTCGTGGTCGCCGACCGCCTTGCACCGCCGGAACTGCTCGCCGAACTGGCGCCGCATGTAGAGGTCATCGACGCCGCCAAGATCCCCTATGGCAGGGCGATGGCCCAGGAGGCGATCAACGAGGTAATGATCGACCGGGCGCGCTCTGGCAAATTCGTCGTCCGCCTTAAAGGGGGCGATCCGTTCGTATTTGCGCGCGGTTATGAAGAAGTATTGGCGTGCGCCGAAGCCGGAATTCCGGTGACCGTAGTGCCGGGTGTGACAAGTGCCATAGCTGTGCCCGCTTTGGCCGGTGTTCCGGTCACTCATCGGGCCACAAATCACGAATTTGTCGTGGTCAGCGGCCATCTGGCGCCCGATCATCCCGAATCGTTAGTGAATTGGGACGCTTTAGCAGCAATGCGGGGCACCATTGTTTTGCTGATGGCGGTCGAAAGAATCGAACTTTTCGTCGCCGCATTGCTGAAAGGCGGTCGACCTGCGGAAACGCCGGTACTTGTGGTTCAGCACGGAACAACACCGGCTCAGCAGACGTTGCGGGCGACCCTCGCAGACACGCCGGAAAAGGTCCGCGCAGAGGGTATTCGACCTCCCGCGATCATCGTCATAGGGGCTGTCGCAGCGTTCGGGGCTTTAAACAATTCTTAAGATTACTGTAAGGTAACCTGCTATGACGGCTCTCAACGACACAGAGCGCGCTTCCCACCAATGGAGTTCCGACCGGCATGATCCGTCGGCTACCGCGCGCCCGACTCGCTCGGCGGAGACCGCCTCGGAGCGTATTCGCAGGTATTACCCGACGTGGCTGCCCTCGCGCCGCTTCATCGCCGCAGTAATCGCGATCGGCGGAATGCAGTTGCTGGCCACGATGGACAGCACCGTCGCCATCGTCGCGCTTCCTAAGATTCAGGACGAGCTGAGCCTCTCCGACGCCGGCCGCAGCTGGGTCATCACCGCCTACGTTTTGACCTTCGGCGGGCTGATGCTGCTCGGCGGCCGGTTGGGCGACACCATCGGCCGTAAGCGGACCTTCATCGTCGGCGTCGCACTGTTCACCATTTCCTCGGTGCTGTGCGCGGTGGCCTGGGATGAAGTGACGCTGGTCATCGCGCGACTTTCCCAAGGTGTGGGATCCGCGATCGCCTCGCCCACCGGTCTGGCGCTGGTCGCGACCACCTTCCCGAAGGGCCCGGCGCGTAACGCCGCCACCGCGGTGTTCGCCGCGATGACGGCCGTCGGGTCGGTTATGGGCCTGGTGGTCGGCGGCGCGCTGACCGAGGTCTCGTGGCGACTGGCGTTCCTGGTGAACGTGCCGATCGGCTTGGTCATGATCTACCTGGCCCGCACCGCGCTGCGGGAGACCAACCGCGAGCGGATGAAGCTCGACGCCGCAGGCGCCATGCTGGCCACCCTGGCCTGCACCGCCGCCGTGTTCGCGTTCTCGATGGGCCCGGAAAAGGGCTGGGTCTCGACGATCACCATCGGTTCGGGCGTGGTGGCCATCGCCGCCGCCATCGCCTTCGCCATCGTGGAGCGCACCGCCGAGAACCCGGTTGTGCCCTTCGACCTGTTCCGCGACCGCAACCGCTTGGTCACCTTCGCGGCGATCCTTCTGGCCGGCGGCGTCATGTTCAGCCTGACCGTCTGCATCGGCCTGTACGTGCAGGACATCCTCGGTTACAGCGCGTTGCGCGCGGGTATCGGCTTCATCCCCTTCGTGATCGCGATGGGAATTGGCCTGGGCGTGTCCTCGCAGCTGGTGTCGCGGTTCTCACCCCGGGTGCTGACGATCGGTGGCGGCTGGCTGTTGCTGGGCGCGATGATCTACGGCTCGATGTGCATGCACCGCGGTGTGCCTTACTTCCCCAACCTGGTGTTGCCGATCGTCGTTGGCGGCATCGGCATCGGGATGGTGGTCGTGCCGCTCACCCTGGCGGCCATCGCAGGGGTCGGCTTCGACCAGATCGGCCCCGTATCGGCGATCGCGCTGATGTTGCAGAGTTTGGGCGGGCCGCTGGTGTTGGCCGTTATCCAGGCGGTCATCACCTCGCGCACCCTGTACCTGGGCGGCACTACCGGCCCGGTGAAGTTCATGAACGACGTGCAGATCGGCGCGCTGGACCACGGCTACACCTACGGGTTGCTGTGGGTGGCCGGTACGGCCGTCATCGTCGGCTTTGCCGCGCTGTTCATCGGCTACACGCCGGAAGAGGTTGCCCACGCGCAAGAGGTCAAGGAAGCGATCGACGCCGGCGAGCTGTAATCCTCGCCTTCGCCTCACGCACGTACTCCTCGCGAGCGTCACGCCAGCGCGCAGGGTTCGTACTAGGACGCCCAGCCATGCGATGGCGTGACGTTCGACGCATCACCCCGACCAGTAGGCTGGCCCGCTGTGATTACCCGGATGTCCGAGTTGTTCCTGCGCACCCTGCGCGACGATCCCGCAGACGCCGAAGTGCCCAGCCACAAGCTGCTGATCCGGGCCGGTTACATCCGGCCCGTCGCGCCCGGGCTGTACAGCTGGCTCCCGCTGGGCCTGAAGGTGCTGCGCAACATCGAGCGCATCGTGCGCGACGAGATGAACGCCATCGGCGCCCAGGAGATCCTCTTTCCCGCGCTGCTGCCGCGTGCGCCGTACGAGACGACCAACCGTTGGACTGAGTACGGCGACGGCGTGTTCCGGCTGCAGGACCGCCGCGGCAACGACTACCTGCTGGGCCCGACGCACGAAGAGCTGTTCACGCTCACCGTGAAGGGCGAATACAGCTCGTACAAGGACTTCCCGCTCACGCTCTACCAAGTGCAGACCAAATACCGCGACGAGGCACGGCCCCGGGCGGGCATTCTGCGGGCGCGCGAGTTCGTCATGAAGGACTCGTACTCCTTCGACACCGACGCCGCCGGGCTGAAGGCCGCCTATGACGCTCACCGCGAGGCCTACCAACGCATCTTCGACCGCCTGCAGGTCCGCTACGTCATCGTGTCCGCGGTGTCCGGCGCGATGGGCGGCAGCGCCTCCGAAGAATTCCTCGCCGAGAGCCCGATCGGCGAGGACACCTTCGTCCGGTGCCTGGAATCCGGCTACGCCGCCAACGTCGAAGCGGTCGTCACCCCCGCGCCCCCGGCGCAACCGATCGACGGAATGCCCCCGGCGGAGGTTCACGACACCGGCGACACCCCGACCATCGCCACGCTGGTGGACTGGGCGAACCAGGCCGACCTGGGCCGCACCGTGACCGCCGCGGACACCCTGAAAAACGTCCTGCTCAAGGTCCGCCAGCCGGGCGGGGACTGGGAGCTACTGGCCATCGGCGTGCCCGGCGATCGCGAGATCGACGACAAGAGGCTGGGCGCGGCCCTCGAGCCGGCCGAGTACGTGTTTCTCGACGACGCGGATTTCGCCAAGTACCCGTTCCTGGTGAAGGGGTACATCGGTCCGAAAGCGCTGCGCGACAACGAGGTTCGCTACCTGGTCGATCCCCGGGTGGTGGACGGCACCAGCTGGATCACCGGGGCGGACGAACCGGGCAAGCACGTGGTCGGCCTGGTGGCCGGGCGCGACTTCACCGCCGACGGGATCATCGAGGCCGCCGAGGTACGTGAGGGAGACCCGTCACCCGACGGTGCCGGGCAGCTGACCATGGCGCGCGGCATCGAGATCGGGCACATCTTCCAGCTCGGCCGCAAGTACACCGATGCGTTCAACGTCGACGTCCTCGGTGAGGACGGCAAGCCGGTGCGGCTGACCATGGGCTCCTACGGCATCGGCGTTTCGCGCCTGGTTGCCGTCGTCGCCGAGCAGCAGCACGACGAGCTGGGCCTGCGCTGGCCGTCGTCCATCTCGCCGTTCGACCTGCACCTGGTGATCGCGAACAAGGACCCCGAGGCTCGCCTGGGTGCCGAGAAGCTGGCGGCCGACCTGGACAAGGTGGGTGTCGAGGTGCTGCTGGACGATCGTCAGGCCTCACCGGGGGTGAAGTTCAAGGACGCCGAACTGCTCGGCGTGCCGTGGATCGTCGTGGTGGGCCGAGGTTGGGCGGACGGTCGCGTCGAACTGCGCAACCGCTTCGCGGGCGAGACGACCGACCTGGCCGTCGGTGATTCGCTCGTCAGCGACATCCTGCGACTACTGGCGCAATGACTCTGCGCTGAGGGCGACGTCTACTCGCACAACGTCGCCCTGGACGCAGCGCCAACGCCCAAAGGACTACTCGTTGCCGCCGGGGAAGGCCGCGGTGATGGGCCAGCCGCCCAGCACCTTGTTCCAGCGGGACGCCATCACGGCGCTTTCGGTCAGGGCCGTCGCGGCAAACGCGCGGTCGTCGGCGGTGTCAGCGTGCTCCACCACGGCCCGCCAGGCCGTCGCACCGTCGTTTTCCATCCGCGCGGCCAACCGCGCCGCGTCGGCGGCGCTGGCCACCAGCATCGGCAGTTGGTAGCCGGCGGCGGCCACCGGCGCGTTGGCCTTGCGGGCCGTCAGCATGGAGATGACGTCGTCGCGACGCTGGCGGTGTTGGTTCAACGCCTCCACCACCAGGTCGTTGACGCTGGGCGGCGACAGGGCGGACACGATGCCGTAGCCGTAAATGGTGGCGTGTTCGATGCTCAGCGCGTCAGCCAGCGCCTCG
Protein-coding regions in this window:
- a CDS encoding ferritin-like domain-containing protein, whose amino-acid sequence is MTSFEPTPGASPKRSPGGITTGKEAAAEALADALSIEHATIYGYGIVSALSPPSVNDLVVEALNQHRQRRDDVISMLTARKANAPVAAAGYQLPMLVASAADAARLAARMENDGATAWRAVVEHADTADDRAFAATALTESAVMASRWNKVLGGWPITAAFPGGNE